Proteins encoded in a region of the Flavobacterium sp. PMTSA4 genome:
- the nadE gene encoding NAD(+) synthase, whose amino-acid sequence MTKKSAIKVEEVNNYIVNWLEEYAQKAKVNGFVVGISGGIDSAVTSTLCAQTGLKTLCVEMPIHQDIKQVNRGKEHIEQLKSRFSNVSHVITDLTDVFETFKTEVPISEDETKYNLSLANTRARLRMTTLYFHAGINGLLVAGTGNKVEDFGVGFYTKYGDGGVDLSPIADLMKSDVYALAEFLKVPNSIQIAAPTDGLFGDSRTDEDQLGASYDELEWAMLESEKNKTVEDFSGREKEVFSIYKRLNTANKHKMEPIPVCILPKNL is encoded by the coding sequence ATGACTAAAAAAAGTGCTATTAAAGTTGAAGAAGTAAATAATTACATCGTCAATTGGTTAGAAGAATATGCTCAAAAAGCAAAAGTAAACGGTTTTGTGGTAGGAATTTCAGGCGGAATTGATTCTGCAGTTACCTCAACACTTTGTGCTCAAACTGGATTGAAAACGCTTTGTGTAGAAATGCCAATTCATCAAGATATTAAACAAGTTAATAGAGGAAAAGAACATATTGAACAATTAAAAAGCAGGTTTTCTAATGTTTCTCATGTTATTACTGATTTGACTGATGTTTTTGAAACTTTTAAAACTGAAGTACCAATTAGTGAAGATGAAACGAAGTATAATTTATCACTCGCAAACACCAGAGCTAGATTAAGAATGACTACTCTTTATTTTCATGCAGGAATAAATGGTTTGCTGGTTGCTGGAACTGGAAATAAAGTTGAAGATTTTGGAGTTGGATTTTACACAAAATATGGCGATGGTGGCGTTGATTTAAGTCCGATTGCCGATTTAATGAAAAGTGATGTTTATGCTTTAGCTGAATTTTTAAAAGTTCCCAATTCGATACAAATTGCGGCTCCAACCGACGGCTTGTTTGGTGATTCACGTACCGATGAAGACCAACTCGGAGCAAGTTATGACGAATTGGAATGGGCAATGCTTGAATCAGAGAAAAATAAAACAGTTGAAGATTTTAGTGGTAGAGAAAAAGAGGTTTTTAGTATCTATAAACGCTTGAATACTGCCAACAAACACAAAATGGAACCTATACCTGTATGTATACTTCCAAAAAATTTGTAA
- a CDS encoding response regulator transcription factor: MINVCIADNFPVVHFGIKAYFKDHSEINIASNVGNFFMIPDALRNKEIDVLIMDLELDGLNSIYEVKSIIKNFPKTKVIIFSSLSEHIYAPNAIKAGCAGYVHKTSKLENLGITIVKVSNGQIILNDDIKKKLALIAKQNKTERLYRKLSNREIEVLRFLSDGKKNNEIAKILKLNEKTISTYKLRLLTKLNVTNLVDLVNKAKTLEIV; this comes from the coding sequence ATGATAAACGTATGTATTGCTGATAACTTTCCAGTTGTACACTTTGGTATCAAAGCTTATTTCAAAGACCACAGTGAAATAAACATTGCATCCAACGTAGGGAATTTTTTCATGATACCAGATGCATTAAGAAACAAAGAAATCGATGTTTTAATAATGGATTTGGAACTTGACGGATTAAATAGTATTTATGAAGTTAAGTCAATCATCAAAAATTTTCCAAAAACTAAAGTTATTATTTTCAGTAGCTTGTCAGAACACATCTATGCACCAAATGCTATAAAAGCTGGTTGTGCTGGTTATGTTCATAAGACATCAAAACTTGAGAATTTGGGAATTACTATTGTTAAAGTTAGCAATGGTCAAATTATCCTAAATGACGACATCAAGAAAAAATTAGCATTAATTGCTAAACAAAACAAAACGGAACGATTGTACCGTAAACTTTCAAACCGAGAAATTGAAGTTCTTCGTTTTTTAAGTGATGGAAAAAAGAACAACGAAATTGCTAAGATTTTGAAGCTTAACGAAAAAACTATTAGTACTTACAAACTTCGTCTTTTGACTAAGTTGAATGTAACTAATTTAGTTGACCTTGTTAATAAAGCAAAAACTTTAGAAATCGTCTAA
- the dnaG gene encoding DNA primase: MITRETIDKVFETARVEEVIGDFVQLKRAGSNFKGLSPFSEERTPSFMVSPVKQIWKDFSTGKGGSVVTFLMEHEHFTYPEAIRFLAKRYNIEIEETEVSNEDKAIASEKESMYLVSEFAKKYFQETMLNTEEGKAIGLSYFKERGFTSETITKFGLGYSPESWDAFTKEALSKGYLLDYLEKTGLTIVKEDKQFDRFKGRVMFPIQSMSGRVLGFGGRILSNDKKAAKYLNSPESDIYHKSKVLYGIFHAKQAIAKQNNCYLVEGYTDVIQMHQAGIENVVASSGTALTPDQIRLINRLTKNITVLFDGDAAGLRASIRGIDLILEEGMNVKVCTFLEGDDPDSFARKNSFEDLVLYLETNAKDFIQFKASILMDEAKNDPIKKADLIRDMVVSISKIPDRIKREIYIQECSRIMDISEQVLLNTLAQLVKKDISEADKKFKQDQKAFEVVKTETQFSQEKVNIIYKLERKLIEILLLYGNHEAEFEDVILKLNEEGETIEIAEKNNYKVFQRIFLSLQEDEIELANPLFKEIYIDLIARYNQEEVFNQEQYLQQLPEEQAQMVTDILMQDEKETLHNWETKHIYVKQKDQTISQYVSETIISFREYLINKLVADLMNEFTVNQEIDVEELKTNINDYNKLKVVLTNKIGRIRSTYY, encoded by the coding sequence TTGATTACCAGAGAAACCATTGATAAAGTTTTTGAAACCGCTAGAGTAGAAGAAGTCATAGGCGATTTTGTTCAACTAAAACGTGCTGGAAGTAACTTTAAAGGATTAAGTCCATTTTCAGAAGAACGAACTCCTTCGTTCATGGTTTCGCCTGTAAAACAAATTTGGAAAGATTTTAGTACCGGAAAAGGCGGAAGTGTTGTTACTTTTTTGATGGAACACGAGCATTTCACGTACCCGGAAGCCATTCGTTTTTTAGCAAAAAGATACAATATTGAAATAGAAGAGACAGAAGTTTCAAATGAAGACAAAGCCATTGCAAGTGAAAAAGAAAGCATGTATTTGGTTTCTGAATTTGCTAAAAAATATTTTCAAGAAACCATGCTTAATACCGAAGAAGGAAAAGCTATCGGACTTTCTTATTTTAAAGAAAGAGGTTTTACTTCTGAAACAATTACCAAATTTGGATTAGGATATTCACCAGAAAGTTGGGATGCTTTTACTAAAGAAGCATTGTCGAAAGGTTATTTACTTGATTATTTGGAAAAAACAGGTTTGACAATTGTAAAAGAAGACAAACAATTTGACCGTTTCAAAGGTCGAGTAATGTTTCCTATTCAATCAATGTCGGGAAGAGTTTTAGGTTTTGGTGGAAGAATTTTAAGCAATGATAAAAAAGCGGCAAAATACCTTAATTCTCCTGAAAGCGATATTTACCATAAAAGTAAAGTATTGTATGGAATTTTTCATGCCAAACAAGCTATTGCCAAACAAAATAATTGCTATTTAGTTGAAGGTTATACCGATGTGATTCAAATGCATCAAGCCGGAATTGAAAATGTTGTAGCTTCTTCAGGAACAGCCTTAACACCAGACCAAATCCGACTAATCAATCGTTTGACAAAAAACATTACGGTGCTTTTTGATGGAGATGCTGCTGGATTGCGAGCTTCTATTCGTGGAATAGATTTGATTTTGGAAGAAGGAATGAATGTGAAAGTTTGCACTTTTCTAGAAGGCGATGATCCCGATAGTTTTGCTCGAAAAAATTCGTTTGAGGATTTAGTATTGTACTTAGAAACTAATGCTAAAGATTTCATTCAGTTTAAAGCTTCTATTTTGATGGATGAAGCTAAAAACGATCCAATAAAAAAAGCGGATTTAATTCGTGATATGGTTGTCAGTATTTCTAAAATTCCAGATAGAATTAAAAGAGAAATCTATATTCAGGAATGTTCCAGAATAATGGATATTTCTGAACAAGTTTTGTTGAATACTTTGGCGCAATTGGTTAAAAAAGATATTTCTGAAGCTGATAAAAAATTTAAGCAAGATCAAAAAGCCTTTGAAGTTGTAAAAACCGAAACTCAATTTTCGCAAGAAAAAGTAAATATTATATATAAATTAGAACGTAAATTAATTGAAATATTATTGCTTTATGGAAATCATGAGGCTGAATTTGAAGATGTTATTCTGAAGCTAAACGAAGAAGGTGAAACAATTGAAATTGCCGAAAAAAATAATTATAAAGTTTTTCAAAGAATATTTTTGAGTTTGCAAGAAGACGAAATTGAACTAGCAAATCCATTGTTTAAAGAAATTTACATTGATTTAATAGCTCGATATAATCAAGAAGAAGTTTTTAATCAAGAACAATATTTGCAACAATTACCTGAAGAACAAGCTCAGATGGTTACCGATATTTTGATGCAAGATGAAAAAGAAACTTTACATAATTGGGAAACTAAGCATATTTATGTAAAGCAAAAAGACCAAACTATAAGTCAATATGTTTCAGAAACTATAATTTCCTTTAGAGAATATTTAATCAATAAATTGGTTGCTGATTTAATGAATGAGTTCACAGTTAACCAGGAAATAGACGTTGAAGAATTAAAGACAAACATAAACGATTACAATAAGTTAAAAGTCGTACTGACTAATAAAATAGGCAGAATACGTTCAACTTATTATTAA
- a CDS encoding RNA polymerase sigma factor — protein MKVINLHQEEKELIELAVENNRHAQQKIYSKFSPKMLSVCRQYIKDIHEAEDIMITAFMKVFTNLKNFKHEGSFEGWIRRIMINECISFIRVQKKVKFLEDENFTEEKVNNIESQLSIEDIQFLIDSLPDGYKMVFNLYCIEGYKHHEIAAMLGINEGTSKSQLSHARRILQQNVTKLKNYDNGTE, from the coding sequence ATGAAAGTAATTAATTTACATCAAGAAGAAAAAGAATTAATCGAACTAGCAGTCGAAAATAATCGTCATGCACAACAAAAGATTTATTCTAAATTTTCTCCAAAAATGCTTAGCGTTTGTCGACAATATATAAAAGACATCCATGAAGCCGAAGATATAATGATTACTGCTTTTATGAAAGTTTTTACCAATTTGAAAAATTTTAAGCATGAAGGAAGTTTCGAAGGTTGGATTAGGCGAATTATGATAAATGAATGTATTTCTTTTATAAGAGTTCAAAAAAAAGTAAAGTTCTTAGAAGATGAAAATTTCACAGAAGAAAAGGTCAACAATATTGAAAGCCAATTATCAATAGAAGATATTCAATTTTTGATAGATAGTTTACCCGATGGATATAAAATGGTTTTTAACCTGTATTGTATAGAAGGTTATAAACATCATGAAATTGCAGCAATGTTAGGGATAAATGAAGGAACATCAAAATCACAATTATCACACGCAAGAAGGATTCTTCAACAAAATGTGACAAAACTTAAAAATTATGACAATGGAACCGAATAA
- a CDS encoding polyprenyl synthetase family protein, whose amino-acid sequence MNITSQIKQPIQQEMELFEKKFYESMTSKVALLNRITYYIVNRKGKQMRPMFVFLVAKMVSEGKVNERTYRGASVIELIHTATLVHDDVVDDSNRRRGFFSINALWKNKIAVLVGDYLLSKGLLLSIDNGDFDLLRIISVAVREMSEGELLQIEKARRLDITEDVYYEIIRQKTATLIAACCALGAKSVSEDEVLVEKMRKFGELIGMAFQIKDDLFDYTDDAIGKPTGIDIKEQKMTLPLIYALNNCTSKEKSWCINSIKNHNKDKKRVKEVIQFVKDKNGLSFAEHKMVEFQQEALLLLQNFPNSEYKSSLELMVNYVIERKK is encoded by the coding sequence ATGAATATTACTTCACAAATAAAGCAACCCATTCAACAGGAAATGGAACTTTTTGAAAAAAAGTTCTATGAATCGATGACTTCAAAAGTGGCGTTGTTAAACCGAATAACCTATTATATTGTAAACCGAAAAGGAAAGCAAATGCGACCAATGTTTGTTTTCTTGGTTGCTAAAATGGTTTCAGAAGGAAAAGTAAATGAACGAACTTATCGTGGCGCAAGTGTAATTGAATTGATTCATACTGCAACTTTAGTGCACGATGACGTAGTTGATGATAGTAATAGAAGACGTGGTTTTTTTTCAATAAATGCACTTTGGAAAAACAAAATTGCTGTTTTAGTTGGCGATTATCTTTTGTCAAAAGGTTTGTTGCTTTCAATTGATAATGGAGATTTTGATTTACTTCGCATAATTTCGGTAGCAGTTCGTGAGATGAGTGAAGGCGAATTATTGCAAATTGAAAAAGCACGCCGACTTGATATTACAGAAGACGTTTATTATGAAATCATTCGTCAAAAAACAGCAACTTTAATTGCGGCTTGTTGTGCTTTAGGTGCAAAATCGGTTTCAGAAGACGAAGTTTTGGTTGAAAAAATGCGAAAGTTCGGTGAACTGATTGGAATGGCTTTTCAAATCAAAGATGATTTGTTTGATTATACAGATGATGCCATTGGAAAACCTACAGGAATAGATATCAAAGAGCAAAAAATGACTTTGCCTTTGATTTATGCATTAAATAATTGTACTTCAAAAGAAAAAAGTTGGTGCATTAATTCCATTAAAAATCATAATAAAGACAAAAAACGAGTAAAAGAAGTAATTCAGTTTGTTAAAGATAAAAACGGACTTTCTTTTGCCGAACATAAAATGGTTGAATTTCAACAAGAAGCACTTTTATTACTTCAAAATTTCCCCAATTCAGAATACAAATCAAGTTTAGAGTTAATGGTTAATTACGTTATTGAAAGAAAAAAATAA